From Daucus carota subsp. sativus chromosome 6, DH1 v3.0, whole genome shotgun sequence, the proteins below share one genomic window:
- the LOC108225580 gene encoding uncharacterized protein LOC108225580 translates to MVPRIKSTIIVFLVLFINLSPGTAESFNNGARSTCSLHEDGTIRVNSRRLLSHDVLDYDDAGANTKHIDPRAKRGSGGKNG, encoded by the exons ATGGTTCCTAGAATCAAGAGTACTATTATTGTGTTCCTTGTGCTATTTATTAACTTGTCTCCAG GCACTGCTGAAAGCTTCAATAATGGTGCAAGATCCACGTGCTCACTCCATGAG GATGGCACCATAAGAGTGAACTCAAGGAGGTTGCTAAGTCATGATGTGTTAGACTATGATGATGCTGGAGCAAACACGAAACATATTGATCCAAGGGCTAAGAGAGGAAGTGGTGGCAAGAATGGTTGA
- the LOC108226299 gene encoding RNA-binding KH domain-containing protein RCF3-like, giving the protein MDRFRSYRYHNPEPYTRPQQRFDAAAANHRRDSNPVVISYRILCHDTQAGCVIGQAGSIIKSIRQTTGAWINVHDLMIGDEERVIEIYDARRREMEGGSSFSPAQEALFMIHDRLLKSDLEGPSGCNLGFGGEEWGIGVRGGGMRVVTRLVVEKTHIGSLLGKGGGIIEQMKAETRTQIKILPMDRSTPKCVSMSEEIVQIVGNTMAVKHAVTIISSRLRESQHRVHINFQGQLPSPESRLSANLLGARENSYPSLQSAETLESSAVPMIGNTQTFSGKNLVFGILCPVDKINRVVGEPDGILNLLQTEVGVAIKVIDPVVGADEQIIIISSEEVPAIYDKTRA; this is encoded by the exons ATGGACCGATTCAGATCTTACCGATATCACAATCCCGAACCCTATACTAGACCCCAACAACGATTCGACGCCGCCGCCGCCAATCACCGCCGTGACTCTAATCCCGTGGTTATTAGTTATCGAATTCTGTGTCATGATACTCAAGCTGGCTGTGTGATCGGACAGGCCGGTAGCATAATTAAATCGATCAGGCAAACCACCGGTGCTTGGATCAACGTGCATGATTTAATGATCGGTGATGAGGAGAGGGTTATCGAGATTTATGATGCGCGGAGGAGAGAGATGGAGGGAGGGAGTTCATTCTCGCCTGCGCAGGAGGCCTTGTTTATGATTCATGACAGGTTGCTCAAGAGTGATCTTGAGGGACCTAGTGGGTGCAATTTGGGCTTTGGAGGGGAGGAGTGGGGGATTGGAGTGAGAGGAGGCGGAATGCGGGTTGTTACGAGGCTCGTTGTGGAGAAAACGCATATCGGGAGTTTGTTAGGGAAAGGAGGGGGAATTATTGAGCAGATGAAGGCGGAGACTAGGACTCAGATTAAGATTCTGCCTATGGATCGTAGTACTCCTAAGTGTGTATCCATGTCGGAGGAGATTGTGCAG ATAGTCGGTAATACAATGGCTGTTAAGCATGCTGTAACAATCATCTCCTCGCGGTTAAGGGAAAGTCAGCATCGTGTTCACATCAATTTCCAAGGTCAGTTACCATCACCAGAATCTAGGTTATCTGCAAACTTGCTGGGAGCCCGAGAAAATAGTTATCCATCCCTTCAATCAGCCGAGACGCTGGAATCGTCAGCTGTTCCTATGATTGGTAATACACAAACATTTTCTGGCAAGAATCTTGTATTTGGAATACTCTGCCCGGTTGACAAGATTAATCGTGTTGTTGGGGAGCCGGATGGTATTTTGAATTTACTGCAAACTGAAGTTGGAGTTGCTATTAAGGTTATTGATCCTGTGGTTGGCGCAGATGAACAAATAATCATCATTTCTTCAGAGGAGGTACCTGCTATCTATGATAAAACACGTGCTTGA